GTGAGGAGCACTGCCCCCGCATAGTCATAGTCCATATCCCAATCGGGATTGATCCAGCCGTTGGCGATCTCGAGTTCAGCGGGGCTATACTGCAACAGCCGTTCGTCATAGGCATTAGCCGCCACCTTTTCGGCAACCAACTGGGGATATTGCCCATACTGATAACCGCGCGCCACGAGGGTATCTTTCCAGAGACTCCAAATGTGCAAACGACCCGCCACATAGCGCCAATCAGGTTCCTCGGGGCTACACATCTCCAGGGCGCACTGGATCAAATTATCTTGGATCTCGCGGGTCGTCACGCCGTCCTTGAGGCGCGTTTTCAGGCCCGCTTCCAGCTCGATGGTATTAGCATCTAAATCTTGGCAAGCCCACTGCACCACATTACGAATTTTGGTGACATCGAGGGGCGCCCGTTTGCCGCTCCGTTTCAGCACATAGGTCTGGGGTTTCGTCGGGGTTACCGCACTGGAAGCAGAGTAGGAATTTGTAGCGCTGGTGGTGCTTCGGGCGGGTGCAGTATCTTGACGGAGATCCATAGGGCAGGCGGGCTAGATGGGCAAAATGATTAGAAAATCCTGTCTCAGGGTAACACCACATTTATGGTGAAAAACAGGAAGCCTGCATATCCTAACACTAGATAAGCCTGGGGGACAAATATTTTTTTTACAGCAATTTCTGGTAATTTTTGGGTATTTACGCTAGAGAAAATCGGAGGCGATCGCCCTTGGAGCCCGCACCAAAAAACTCCCTAACGGACTCGCTTACAATAGCAAGGATACACTCCTGTTTTTGCTGCCTTAATTACTTTGTTTGACCAAGAACGCCTCCTTTTCGATCCGGTAACACCGACGGCCCAAGCGATCCCCCTGGTTTTTGCTTTCCCTAATACCTACACCGTGGGGATCACTAGCCTGGGGTATCAATTGGTCTGGGCGAAGTTTAGCCAACGGGCCGATGTGGATGTGCGTCGTTTATTTACAGATCTCAGCGAAAAACTGCCTTCCCAGCCGGAAATTGTCGGCTTTTCTTTTTCTTGGGAGCTGGACTATACAAACCTTTTTAGCCTCCTAGAACAACTCAATATTCCCTTGCGAGCCGCTGAGCGTAGCGACCACCATCCCCTTATTTTTGGGGGTGGCTCAGTGTTGAGCGCTAACCCCGAACCGTTTGCTGACTTTTTTGATCTGATTCTTTTGGGAGACGGGGAAAATCTCCTGGATGAATTTATCGACCAATATCAAACGGTGCGTTCAGGCGATCGCCAAAGCAAATTACGCCACCTGGCCCAAACCCCAGGAATTTATGTGCCCAGCCTGTATGAGGTCACCTACCGAGAAGCAACAGGAGAAATCGACGCAATTCGACCCAGATATCCTGACATTCCTCCAAGCGTTGAGAAACAAACCTACCGGGGCAATACCCTCTCCGCTTCGACGGTGGTGACTGAGCAGGCCGCCTGGGAAAATATCTATATGGTGGAGGTGGTACGCAGTTGCCCGGAGATGTGCCGTTTCTGTCTCGCTAGCTACGTCACTCTGCCCTTTCGCAGCGCTAATTTGGAACAGTCTCTGATCCCAGCCATTGAGCGGGGTTTACAGGTGACCGATCGCCTGGGTTTACTGGGGGCATCGGTGACCCAACACCCAGAATTTGAGCAACTGTTAGATTATTTGTCCCAGCCGAAATATGCTGATGTGCGCCTCAGTATTGCTTCGGTACGCACCAATACTGTCACAGAAAAACTTGCAAAAACCCTGGCAGATAGAGATACCCGTTCGATCACCATCGCGGTGGAAAGTGGCTCCGAACGGTTGCGGGAGATTGTGAATAAAAAACTTACCAACGAGGAAATCATCACAGCAGCGGTAAACGCTAAGGCAGGCGGCCTCAAAGGAATCAAGTTCTACGGGATGGTGGGTATCCCTGGAGAAGAAGCGGCGGACGTGGAGGAAACGATCGCCATGATGTTGGCGGTGAAAAAAGCAGCACCAGGTTTGCGACTAACCCTCGGTTGTAGCACCTTTGTCCCGAAGGCCCACACGCCTTTCCAATGGTTTGGGATCAATCCGGCGGCGAAAAAGCGGCTACAATTGCTCCAGAAAAAACTGGCCTCCCAGGGAATAGAATTTCGGCCAGAAAGCTATAACTGGTCTGTGATTCAGGGGCTGCTCTCCCGGGGCGATCGCCGCCTGTCGAAGCTCTTAGAATTAACCAGGGACTATGGCGATACCCTCGGCAGCTACAAGCGTGCCTTCAAGGAACTCAAAGGCCAAATTCCCCCCCTCGATTTTTATGTGCACCAGGACTGGGCAACGACCCAGGTTTTGCCCTGGCAGCACCTCAACACGGCGATTCCGAAGGCGACTATTGAAAAACATCTAACAACGGCCGGGGTTCCCCTCCAGATTTAAGCCTGGAAGAGTTGGGCGATCGCCTGACCGGGATCTGGTTGTTTTACAAGGGATTCACCGATAAGGACGGCCTTCGCCCCAGCTTCTTTGACAAACTGCAAATCCAGGGGCGTGTGTAAACCCGATTCACTCACCACCCGGACGCCCTTGGCTTGGAGTTCAGTGCGGCGGCTTTCCATCAACATGGTGGTCGTTTCTAAATCGACGGAAAAATCTTCTAAGTTGCGGTTGTTGATCCCCACCAGATTGATCCCTTCAATGGCCAGAACGCGATCCAGTTCGGCAAGGGTATGCACTTCCACTAGGGCCGTCATCCCCAGACTACGGATAATTTTCACGAAATAGGCCAGGTCTTGATCGCTGAGGATCGCCGCAATCAGCAGCACCGCATCAGCCCCGTGGCTGCGGGCTTTAAAGATTTGGTAGGGATAAATAATAAATTCTTTGCACAGTAAGGGGAGATCCACCGTCTCCCGTACTAGGCTCAGATTCTCGAAGCTCCCCTGAAAAAATTTGCTGTCGGTGAGGACGGATAAACAACTTGCCCCCCCAGCGGCATAACTTTGGGCGATCGCCACCGGGTCAAAATCTTCTCGAATTACCCCCTTACTGGGAGACGCTTTCTTGACTTCAGCAATCAGGGCTGGCTGGGTTTTTCCTTGAACGAGGGCACTGAGAAAATCTTTTGGCGGGGGCACCTTCATCACCCGTTGGCGTAGCTCCAGGAGGGAAACCTTTTCGCGCATCTGTTCCACTTCTTTTTCTTTGTGCCAAACAATCTCCTCGAGGATATGTTGGGGCTTGGCATCGGGAACCGCCACCTGGTACTGCAAGATGCTCACATTAACGGGGCGGCTGGGATGGAGGCGACGAATTTGGACAGTCATAGGATTGGGTGGGGATAAAAAAGCAACCCCGGGGGGCTGCTCTTGTCAAAGTAAGGGAAATTTACGCGAAAGGGCAGAGCGATTAGGGTTTATTTTTTGGTTTGCATATTACGGAGCTGGTTTAGAGCCGCCGCCGCAATATTAAAGACTGCCCAAGAGCCAGCAATGATCACAGGAGCTAACACAACGACAACACGCCAATCCATGGTTCTATTCCTCTCGGTTAAAAAATGATGATAAACAAAGTTTTTTGATTCTATACTAATACCCCATCCGGCGGCCTTTTCCAAGGGTTGGCACGGCGCCTGGGCAAGGGATTAT
The nucleotide sequence above comes from [Synechococcus] sp. NIES-970. Encoded proteins:
- a CDS encoding radical SAM domain protein; translation: MFDQERLLFDPVTPTAQAIPLVFAFPNTYTVGITSLGYQLVWAKFSQRADVDVRRLFTDLSEKLPSQPEIVGFSFSWELDYTNLFSLLEQLNIPLRAAERSDHHPLIFGGGSVLSANPEPFADFFDLILLGDGENLLDEFIDQYQTVRSGDRQSKLRHLAQTPGIYVPSLYEVTYREATGEIDAIRPRYPDIPPSVEKQTYRGNTLSASTVVTEQAAWENIYMVEVVRSCPEMCRFCLASYVTLPFRSANLEQSLIPAIERGLQVTDRLGLLGASVTQHPEFEQLLDYLSQPKYADVRLSIASVRTNTVTEKLAKTLADRDTRSITIAVESGSERLREIVNKKLTNEEIITAAVNAKAGGLKGIKFYGMVGIPGEEAADVEETIAMMLAVKKAAPGLRLTLGCSTFVPKAHTPFQWFGINPAAKKRLQLLQKKLASQGIEFRPESYNWSVIQGLLSRGDRRLSKLLELTRDYGDTLGSYKRAFKELKGQIPPLDFYVHQDWATTQVLPWQHLNTAIPKATIEKHLTTAGVPLQI
- the trpC gene encoding indole-3-glycerol phosphate synthase, encoding MTVQIRRLHPSRPVNVSILQYQVAVPDAKPQHILEEIVWHKEKEVEQMREKVSLLELRQRVMKVPPPKDFLSALVQGKTQPALIAEVKKASPSKGVIREDFDPVAIAQSYAAGGASCLSVLTDSKFFQGSFENLSLVRETVDLPLLCKEFIIYPYQIFKARSHGADAVLLIAAILSDQDLAYFVKIIRSLGMTALVEVHTLAELDRVLAIEGINLVGINNRNLEDFSVDLETTTMLMESRRTELQAKGVRVVSESGLHTPLDLQFVKEAGAKAVLIGESLVKQPDPGQAIAQLFQA
- a CDS encoding photosystem II PsbY protein, whose protein sequence is MDWRVVVVLAPVIIAGSWAVFNIAAAALNQLRNMQTKK